Proteins from a single region of Trichoderma asperellum chromosome 3, complete sequence:
- a CDS encoding uncharacterized protein (EggNog:ENOG41~TransMembrane:3 (i46-69o102-120i132-148o)), producing MDQSHDKVGGYHLETLDNAELPKVFDEAFASDDAVQMRSKLDNLPLLIAVRLYWRVSLICMLGAFSAALDGYQVAIASSIVSNKGFIRKMSSGGTALNPTHVAVWGGMLSMDQLIGVGLLQLATDILGRKKVMHLTWLMLVIVIRGARDSSVNPANSANLESKTQSQKAFITTLSSDLAQPQVGTEILPSTSAELTNSDPRSRGLNVQVEANSHTSSTDTGSADPAAGHVSSRNSAGINQTTEGFVVGHGRAPDAAARRFVDAYFRNVDRAYPFVDRAEILENLETMGDFAEKLRDSQSTLLYLIMYIGCTTLERASQIPRETRKHFEVAYAEIIQECVCRNSIESVQILMLLALYSLFDPAWTSTYSIVGIAVRQAITTGLTRRPADDHAHSPAETELRHGLSWSVLALHRMMAVSQGLPVALTDDNADVPLPGLTVDDFASPERATYARKLHSSRHVIQLRQLESRILDQIHFKKKAEIAKLTPSDRRATLSSMRASIEDWYSKGCLMSPIEAGNATVHSSITLLGARYYYLLLLMYYPNHFNSSAGSVSRQHLLQLAQRHLQAISALFQQRQLPLNSVTPHRLMSVTLVLMHDFMATYRQTPWPSPAMLPFLARDEVAVGAFPHLGYHYLHLSPELSFAMLQCGETNGGRPGKCIQVGD from the exons ATGGATCAATCCCACGACAAAGTTGGCGGTTACCATCTCGAAACCCTGGACAATGCCGAGCTACCAAAGGTTTTCGACGAGGCGTTTGCTTCGGACGATGCAGTCCAGATGCGATCCAAGTTGGATAATTTGCCCTTGTTGATAGCCGTTCGCCTCTACTGGCGAGTCTCCTTGATTTGCATGCTGGGCGCGTTCAGCGCCGCGCTGGACGGCTACC AGGTGGCCATCGCGAGTTCCATAGTCTCAAACAAAGGCTTCATCCGTAAAATGTCAAGCGGCGGCACTGCACTCAATCCTACTCATGTGGCTGTCTGGGGAGGCATGCTGTCGATGGACCAACTCATAGGAGTAGGCCTCCTTCAGCTGGCAACGGACATACTGGGCCGTAAGAAAGTTATGCATCTTACCTGGCTCATGCTTGTTATCGTCA TCCGTGGCGCTAGAGACAGCAGTGTGAATCCTGCAAACTCGGCAAACCTGGAGTCCAAGACTCAAAGCCAAAAGGCATTCATAACGACACTATCATCGGATCTAGCACAGCCTCAAGTCGGAACTGAAATTCTCCCCTCTACCTCTGCCGAGTTAACTAACTCTGATCCTAGAAGCAGGGGCCTCAATGTTCAAGTTGAAGCAAACAGTCACACATCATCCACTGATACTGGCAGCGCTGATCCCGCAGCCGGTCATGTTTCCTCCCGGAACTCAGCGGGCATAAATCAAACCACCGAAGGCTTCGTCGTAGGCCACGGCCGTGCACCAGATGCGGCAGCCCGTCGCTTTGTAGACGCCTACTTCCGGAACGTGGATAGGGCATACCCATTTGTCGACCGGGCCGAGATCCTCGAGAATCTTGAGACTATGGGCGATTTCGCTGAGAAGCTTCGAGACTCTCAGTCTACTTTGCTATATCTGATCATGTACATTGGCTGCACCACCCTCGAGCGAGCCAGCCAGATCCCCAGGGAGACGAGAAAACATTTCGAGGTGGCCTATGCCGAGATCATCCAGGAGTGTGTGTGTCGAAACAGCATCGAATCTGTCCAGATTTTGATGCTACTAGCGCTTTACTCGCTGTTCGATCCTGCATGGACGTCTACATATTCCATTGTCGGCATTGCCGTGCGGCAGGCCATCACGACAGGCCTCACACGTCGGCCGGCAGATGACCACGCCCACTCACCAGCTGAAACCGAGCTACGCCATGGACTTTCCTGGAGCGTCTTGGCCCTCCATCGCATGATGGCTGTATCTCAAGGTCTGCCCGTGGCATTGACAGACGATAATGCCGATGTGCCTCTTCCAGGCTTGACGGTTGACGATTTTGCCAGCCCAGAGAGAGCAACGTACGCGCGGAAGCTGCATTCAAGTCGACATGTCATCCAGCTACGACAGCTAGAGAGCCGCATCTTAGACCAAATTCATTTCAAGAAAAAGGCCGAGATCGCAAAGTTGACACCGTCAGATAGGCGAGCAACGCTGAGTAGTATGCGGGCGTCCATTGAGGACTGGTACAGCAAGGGATGCCTGATGTCGCCCATTGAGGCTGGTAACGCCACCGTACACAGCAGTATTACATTGCTCGGCGCTCGCTACTACTATTTATTGTTGCTGATGTACTACCCGAACCACTTCAACAGCTCGGCAGGGAGTGTGTCACGGCAACATCTACTGCAGTTGGCGCAGCGTCATCTCCAAGCCATATCAGCGCTCTTCCAGCAGCGACAACTGCCCTTGAATAGCGTCACGCCTCATAGACTGATGTCTGTAACTCTGGTGTTAATGCACGACTTTATGGCGACATATCGTCAAACACCCTGGCCCTCGCCGGCCATGCTTCCCTTCCTAGCGAGAGATGAGGTCGCGGTAGGGGCTTTCCCTCATCTCGGGTACCACTATTTACATCTATCTCCGGAGCTCAGCTTTGCAATGCTGCAATGCGGCGAAACCAACGGCGGGAGGCCGGGAAAATGCATTCAAGTAGGCGACTAG
- a CDS encoding uncharacterized protein (EggNog:ENOG41), with product MPVTRIILDTDLSMGYGADVDDGFALALAHADPAIQMDLITTVNGNTDIESATILTGVLLNRFGIQDTPLVRDTARPPTPGYAPVAIVEQILANPGEITIVAIGPLTNVAITLLLEPQIKTAIKELVIMGGVFFGTMYSRDKPGEFNVFSDPEAARAVLRSGIPQRWIGLDCTLRVRLTKADAQEL from the exons ATGCCAGTAACGCGCATCATACTCGACACTGACCTGTCTATGGGTTACGGCGCGGACGTCGATGATGGTTTTGCTCTCGCCCTGGCACATGCAGATCCAGCCATTCAAATGGATTTGATCACCACAGTCAATGGCAATACCGACATTGAGAGCGCCACAATCTTGACTGGCGTCCTCCTTAACCGATTTGGCATCCAGGACACGCCGCTCGTCCGCG ACACGGCGCGTCCTCCGACCCCAGGCTACGCCCCTGTGGCCATTGTCGAGCAAATCCTGGCCAATCCGGGCGAAATCACCATTGTCGCCATTGGACCTCTTACCAACGTCGCCATCACCCTTCTTCTCGAGCCTCAAATAAAGACAGCCATCAAGGAGCTTGTCATCATGGGGGGAGTCTTCTTCGGGACCATGTATTCACGAGACAAGCCGGGAGAGTTCAACGTCTTCTCAGACCCTGAGGCTGCCCGAGCCGTTCTTCGTTCTGGTATTCCTCAACGCTGGATTGGGCTCGATTGCACCCTGCGAGTTCGTCTCACCAAGGCTGATGCCCAAGAACTCTAG
- a CDS encoding uncharacterized protein (EggNog:ENOG41), with product MAYIDYQAVRFPGRPKTESIPIYDPLAVAVVSKPDLCKHRDMAVSIITGDGETRGIMIADRLETPSPPIPNCRVAVDVDSEAFRSHFLTFIQTL from the coding sequence ATGGCCTACATAGATTATCAAGCCGTCAGGTTCCCGGGTAGACCCAAGACTGAGTCGATTCCCATTTACGACCCCTTGGCCGTGGCTGTCGTGTCCAAACCCGACTTGTGCAAGCATAGGGACATGGCTGTATCAATCATTACGGGCGACGGTGAAACGCGCGGCATCATGATTGCGGATCGACTAGAAACTCCTTCGCCCCCCATTCCCAATTGCCGAGTcgctgttgatgttgatagcGAAGCGTTTCGATCTCACTTTTTGACGTTTATTCAAACGCTATAG
- a CDS encoding uncharacterized protein (EggNog:ENOG41~TransMembrane:12 (i100-120o159-177i189-209o215-235i247-267o287-308i371-393o405-427i434-457o463-488i500-518o530-551i)) → MEEKMVGDESNHVSSENPHTLEFVELVSAASGLVETLPSQPFEAVRVAETNRTAAGETLICDKVFRDFFTAIPNTLEPPRDAQVAADIERKMNFYNGCRLYAKAMAWSFLLSCTIIMEGYDTTLINSFYALPAFRQAYGHPAPGVGSSGAITYQISPSWQAALSNASVVSEIIGLFLNGFSTDRFGYRWTMLGALVMLMLFIFPAFFAVNIKMILASQILCGIPWGAFQSLSTTYAAEVMPVQMRAYLLSSVNMCWLIGQLLGVAIMRRLVDNTSPWSYRIPFGLQWVFAVVIFLGVIFAPESPWWLVRHERLQKARKALLRLVTTRFIDFNVDKSLAMMKHTDDIEKHIHRRSSSFLDCFKYTNLRRTEICCLVFSTQAMSGSTLTGFAAYFYEQAGVDVRSSFSLAVGMYALAILGGVIALFLLSHFGRRRLYLTGLVVSFWIFISAGIVGTLPSSRATSWAAAGLLILLTFVYDMTIGPVCYVLVAEIPSTRLRVKSVVLARATYNAISIAMNVGTSHMLNPVALDWRSKTCFFYAVTTALSFIWCYFRLPEPKGLSYLELDILFERKASTRKFKEFQASLEKSGYFSITRSQLPESGWQGY, encoded by the exons ATGGAGGAAAAAATGGTTGGAGACGAAAGCAATCATGTGTCGTCTGAAAACCCTCACACGTTAGAGTTCGTGGAATTAGTGTCCGCCGCTTCCGGCTTAGTCGAAACTCTTCCGAGCCAACCGTTCGAAGCTGTTCGCGTTGCCGAGACAAATCGAACGGCGGCGGGAGAAACACTCATCTGTGACAAGGTGTTTCGAGATTTCTTCACCGCAATTCCTAATACACTTGAGCCGCCAAGAGATGCTCAAGTGGCGGCAGATATCGAACGCAAAATGAATTTTTACAATGGATGTCGCCTTTATGCCAAGGCCATGGCTTGGTCATTCCTCCTTTCATGCACCATCATTATGGAAGGCTACGATACTACGCTGATTAACAGTTTCTATGCTCTCCCTGCCTTTCGACAGGCATACGGACATCCAGCCCCCGGAGTAGGCTCATCTGGCGCCATCACGTACCAGATCAGTCCGTCATGGCAAGCCGCATTATCGAATGCCTCTGTGGTTAGCGAAATAATAGGCCTTTTTCTTAACGGTTTCTCGACTGATCGATTCGGATACCGCTGGACAATGCTAGGGGCTTTAGtcatgttgatgctgtttaTTTTCCCTGCTTTTTTCGCTGTCAACATTAAGATGATACTGGCATCTCAAATCTTGTGCG GGATTCCATGGGGTGCCTTTCAAAGTCTCTCCACCACCTACGCTGCCGAAGTGATGCCTGTGCAAATGCGTGCGTACTTGTTAAGCAGCGTAAATATGTGCTGGCTGATCGGACAACTGCTAGGAGTGGCCATAATGCGAAGGTTAGTCGACAATACATCCCCGTGGTCATATCGAATTCCTTTCGGCCTTCAATGGGTGTTTGCCGTCGTGATATTTCTTGGGGTTATTTTCGCCCCTGAGAGCCCCT GGTGGCTAGTACGACACGAAAGACtacaaaaagcaagaaaagctTTGTTGAGACTTGTTACGACAAGGTTTATTGACTTTAATGTTGACAAGTCTCTTGCGATGATGAAACATACAGACGATATTGAGAAGCATATCCACAGAAGAAGCTCGTCTTTCCTAGACTGCTTCAAATATACTAATCTCCGCCGAACGGAAATCTGCTGCCTAGTCTTTTCTACTCAGGCGATGAGCGGTTCAACACTAACTGGCTTTGCTGCCTATTTCTATGAGCAGGCTGGGGTTGATGTACGGTCTTCATTTAGTCTAGCGGTCGGGATGTACGCATTGGCAATTTTAGGTGGGGTTATTGCAttgtttctcctttctcaCTTTGGAAGACGACGACTATACCTAACAGGATTGGTGGTTTCATTCTGGATTTTCATTTCTGCCGGGATCGTTGGAACTCTGCCATCATCACGGGCAACATCATGGGCTGCAGCTGGCCTCCTTATCCTTTTAACCTTTGTATACGACATGACTATTGGACCAGTCTGCTATGTTTTAGTAGCTGAGATTCCGTCAACGCGCCTTCGAGTTAAATCGGTCGTCCTTGCTCGCGCTACGTATAACGCTATCAGTATTGCGATGAATGTTGGCACTTCGCACATGCTGAATCCGGTTGCCCTCGATTGGCGAAGCAAGACATGCTTTTTCTATGCAGTTACAACTGCATTGAGCTTTATCTGGTGCTACTTTAGGCTTCCAGAACCCAAGGGCCTGAGTTACCTCGAGCTGGACATCTTATTTGAGAGGAAAGCTAGTACGAGGAAATTCAAAGAGTTTCAAGCCAGTCTCGAAAAATCGGGGTATTTCTCTATTACAAGAAGCCAGTTGCCTGAAAGTGGTTGGCAAGGATACTAA
- a CDS encoding uncharacterized protein (EggNog:ENOG41), with amino-acid sequence MAPSLFVAPAKSEVNFPLDVSILLFPGRRSRPVHHVSAETDVAWLAIELAIVWKFFVETKGPSLEAIAAVFDGYPAADSSEIIDFKKKSDEN; translated from the exons ATGGCACCAAGCCTGTTTGTGGCCCCTGCAAAAAGCGAGGTGAACTTCCCACTCGATGTGTCTATACTGTTATTTCCGGGACGGCGAAGCAGACCA GTACATCACGTTTCTGCAGAAACAGATGTTGCCTGGCTCGCTATTGAGCTTGCCATTGTCTGGAAGTTCTTTGTTGAGACCAAAGGTCCCAGTCTTGAggctattgctgctgttttcGATGGTTATCCTGCGGCCGACTCGTCCGAGATAATTGATTTCAAGAAGAAGTCCGATGAAAACTAA
- a CDS encoding uncharacterized protein (CAZy:AA4~TransMembrane:1 (i60-82o)), which yields MLKSSFRPILGNLRRPGASSTVSRLPGLCSFHSTNSKRAQESESSRQSRSKSKDQRKQPILLASSLSATAITIGGTLLYTIVNHDKETKGTESQYASRAEMELAVKEIRQALGEGAVSVEDEILHSHGYSDWSTINIDRLPVAVTFPTLTEEVASIAKICHQRRVPMIPYSGGSSIEGNFSAPFGGVSVDFVNMNQILEMHGDDLNVVVQPSVQWMELNEKIKDTGLFFPIEPGPSAQIGGMIGTNCSGTNAVKYGTMKDWVVNLTVVLSDGTILKTRKRPRKSSAGYNLNSLFVGSEGTLGFVTEATLKLAPIPEHTGIAVVTFPTVKAAASMAIEVIRKVVPISAVEILDEVLMSVINRMGATSREWNEVPTLFFKFSGSDAIVKDSIKKVQGISKSHQAKDFLYESDPHKQKTLWSARKEALWSMMALRETDGHVWSTDVAVPLSRVSELIDISKKDLVELGLFGSILGHIGDGNFHETILFEDKQRKEVEDCVHKMVSRAIEMEGTCTGEHGIGLGKKDFLREEIGDVPIQVMRGVKTSLDPLWLMNPGKIFDRV from the exons ATGCTCAAGTCATCTTTTCGTCCCATTTTGGGGAACCTCAGAAGACCAGGGGCATCCTCTACAGTATCACGGCTACCTGGTCTGTGCAGCTTTCACAGCACCAACTCCAAAAGGGCCCAAGAATCAGAGAGTAGCCGCCAAAGTCGCTCAAAGTCAAAAGATCAGCGCAAGCAACCAATATTACTTGCCTCATCACTGTCTGCAACGGCAATAACTATTGGAGGAACATTGTTGTATACGATAGTTAACCATGACAAGGAGACCAAGGGCACCGAGTCTCAGTACGCCAGCCGTGCTGAGATGGAACTG GCCGTCAAAGAGATAAGACAAGCACTTGGAGAAGGTGCCGTGAGTGTAGAGGATGAGATTCTGCATTCTCATGGTTATTCAGACTGGTCTACCATCAACATCGACCGGCTACCAGTCGCTGTCACGTTCCCCACGTTGACAGAAGAAGTTGCAAGTATCGCAAAAATCTGCCACCAGAGACGCGTACCTATGA TCCCTTATTCGGGAGGTTCAAGTATCGAGGGCAACTTCTCAGCCCCATTTGGCGGCGTGAGTGTTGATTTCGTTAACATGAATCAAATTTTGGAGATGCACGGTGATGA CCTCAATGTTGTGGTTCAGCCATCTGTCCAATGGATGGAATTGAATGAGAAGATCAAGGATACTGGGCTTTTCTTCCCCATTGAGCCAGGCCCTTCT GCTCAAATTGGTGGCATGATCGGAACCAATTGCAG TGGTACCAACGCCGTAAAGTATGGCACCATGAAGGATTGGGTAGTAAATCTTACTGTCGTCCTGAGCGATGGCACAATCCTAAAAACCCGCAAGAGGCCAAGGAAGTCGTCAGCTGGCTACAATCTCAACTCTCTCTTCGTGGGATCAGAAGGAACCTTGGGCTTCGTAACGGAGGCCACCCTGAAGCTCGCTCCTATTCCTGAACATACCGGAATCGCAGTGGTCACATTCCCAACggtcaaggctgctgccagcatgGCGATTGAGGTCATCCGTAAAGTTGTGCCCATCAGCGCCGTTGAGATTCTCGATGAGGTCTTGATGAGCGTGATTAACAGGATGGGTGCGACATCGCGGGAGTGGAATGAAGTGCCCACGCTATTCTTCAAGTTCAGTGGCAGCGATGCCATTGTCAAGGATAGCATCAAGAAGGTTCAGGGCATTTCCAAGAGCCACCAGGCTAAGGATTTCCTATACGAGAGCGATCCGCATAAGCAGAAAACCCTCTGGTCGGCACGAAAAGAAGCACTCTGGAGCATGATGGCACTTCGGGAGACCGACGGACACGTGTGGTCTACTGATGTCGCTGTGCCTCTCTCTCGGGTCTCTGAGCTAATAG ATATATCCAAAAAGGATCTCGTCGAACTCGGCTTGTTTGGTAGTATTCTAGGACACATCGGTGATGGCAATTTCCACGAGACCATTCTGTTTGAGGATAAGCAGCGCAAAGAGGTTGAAGACTGCGTTCACAAGATGGTTTCGCGGGCTATCGAAATGGAGGGAACATGCACA GGAGAACATGGTATTGGACTTGGAAAGAAGGACTTCCTTCGGGAAGAAATTGGAGATGTGCCCATTCAGGTGATGAGGGGTGTCAAGACTAGCTTGGATCCTCTCTGGCTGATGAACCCTGGTAAAATCTTTGATCGTGTGTAA
- a CDS encoding uncharacterized protein (EggNog:ENOG41): MVRGQRKMPDTFPNIITCPNEMVALSMADGYARLSGEAQCVIVHVDVGTSALAAAIHNAAMGRAPVLIFAGLSPYSIEGELLGSRTEFIHWIQDVPDQKQIVSQYCRYVGEIKTGKNVKQMVRRALQFATSHPQGPSYLMGAREVMEDTIEPYTINSVFWRPVAPAALPQGAVQEIAEALIGASDPLVIVGFTGRNHAAVGPLVSLGNTIKGLRNLDTGCSDMCFPADHPSWLGMKYGVDSAIEKADVFLILDCDVPWINKLCKPKNTARIFHLDVDPLKESMLVFYIDAEQRYRVDTETALKQITEYLRSHLSEKLSSAEFDRRAEALVQSHAERIRAIEERAKPSELGKLTSDYVCSMLRENLPHDTIWAVEAITNMMIVSDQIRATMPGQWIHCGGGGLGWSGGGALGIKLAADAADAKIPGKSKRYVVQIVGDGFYMFSVPSSVYWISARYGIPVLTIVLNNNGWNAPRRSMLLVHPDGPASKASNEELNISFAPSPDYAGIAKAASNGLIFGARVADSSEFQTALNDAIESLDQGVSAVLDVAI, encoded by the exons ATGGTCAGGGGCCAAAGGAAGATGCCTGATACGTTCCCCAATATCATCACATGCCCCAATGAGATGGTTGCCCTGTCCATGGCCGATGGATACGCGAGGCTGAGTGGCGAGGCTCAATGTGTTATTGTGCACGTTGACGTCGGTACCTCTGCCCTTGCGGCTGCTATCCACAATGCCGCCATGGGCCGAGCCCCGGTCCTCATTTTTGCTGGACTCTCACCTTATTCTATTGAAGGAGAGCTCCTTGGTTCAAGAACTGAGTTCAT TCACTGGATTCAGGATGTTCCTGACCAAAAGCAGATCGTTTCTCAGTACTGTCGGTACGTGGGTGAGATCAAGACAGGCAAGAATGTCAAACAGATGGTTCGCCGTGCTCTTCAGTTTGCCACCAGCCATCCTCAAGGACCTTCGTATCTTATGGGAGCCCGAGAGGTGATGGAGGATACAATTGAACCTTATACCATCAACTCGGTATTCTGGAGGCCCGTAGCTCCCGCAGCTCTCCCACAAGGGGCTGTCCAAGAGATTGCTGAGGCCTTGATTGGTGCCTCTGATCCCCTAGTCATCGTGGGTTTTACTGGCCGCAACCACGCTGCAGTTGGGCCTCTCGTATCACTAGGCAATACTATCAAGGGCCTCCGTAACCTCGACACTGGTTGCTCGGATATGTGCTTCCCAGCTGATCACCCAAGCTGGCTGGGTATGAAGTATGGCGTGGACTCAGCAATCGAGAAGGCCGATGTTTTCCTCATTCTTGACTGTGATGTCCCCTGGATCAACAAGCTCTGCAAGCCAAAGAACACAGCGCGAATCTTCCACCTCGACGTTGATCCTCTGAAGGAGTCCATGCTGGTCTTCTACATCGATGCTGAGCAGCGTTATCGCGTAGACACAGAAACTGCTCTTAAGCAGATTACAGAGTACCTCCGTAGTCATCTCTCTGAGAAGCTCTCCAGCGCTGAATTCGACCGCCGAGCAGAAGCTCTCGTGCAGTCACACGCAGAACGTATTCGCGCTATCGAAGAGCGAGCCAAGCCCTCCGAGTTAGGAAAGCTCACTAGCGACTACGTTTGCTCGATGTTGCGGGAGAACTTGCCCCATGACACCATCTGGGCGGTCGAGGCCATCACAAACATGATGATTGTCTCGGATCAAATACGAGCTACTATGCCAGGACAGTGGATTCACTGTGGAGGtggcggccttggctggAGTGGTGGCGGCGCCCTGGGTATCAAGCTTGCGGCAGATGCAGCTGATGCCAAGATCCCTGGCAAGAGTAAGCGATATGTCGTGCAAATCGTCGGCGATGGATTTTACATGTTCAGCGTTCCCTCTAGCGTATACTGGATCTCCGCCCGCTACGGAATCCCCGTTCTGACTATCGTTCTCAACAACAACGGCTGGAACGCGCCACGAAGGTCTATGCTGTTGGTACACCCAGACGGCCCTGCATCCAAGGCGAGTAACGAGGAGCTCAATATCTCCTTCGCTCCTAGCCCTGACTATGCGGGTattgccaaggctgccagCAATGGATTGATCTTTGGTGCTCGTGTAGCTGACTCTTCAGAATTCCAGACTGCTCTCAATGACGCCATTGAGAGTTTGGACCAAGGTGTCTCGGCTGTGTTGGACGTCGCAATTTAG
- a CDS encoding uncharacterized protein (EggNog:ENOG41~SECRETED:SignalP(1-20)) — MRSLLAGASVLLLVASKGASNAIPAATSAHELVERDQIYHAKNGDNFAVESGFDYHGGDYKTITANTFYDCINACATQPACRAASFSGKPCYLKSSVNAAIANNKVSGAVRVQYLPAPIICPADGSNQVKGSDNRRFTIQCGVDHPHGDIISAQTLDFPNCINLCDKTQGCIAASWRSRTCYLKKSLQPAVAASGVDTPVLSSLLNTPALCPGPIGQQIKEPSGRSFTIACDTDYPGGDLANKLLNSFGDCISWCDKTTGCQAAIYHDGRCWLKKKLMTSSKHTTSQAANGKQVKEPSGRSYTISCNTDRPGGDMASKMLRTFGDCITWCDETNGCVAAAYHDGKCWLKKTLMGSSTSANRQVAVLSSKLPQTTTHTRSSSTQKTTSTTLRSASASNSISTGSGSSGTTSASTIATFTSVPSSPITGYITVVEAPATSLSRRSVKYLGFDNLFGRAYDDKTNASLVNFHSNGSIEYNAVLVSGVSADTQVVLGLSSGVANAFSTWKRDEFGNALIIGSTGFCLGSDSNIIVQTAASSPATCNPVYLVIVPSLPDSCTSGSANVTLTPQPNGDVDRASNAILTPSLNITLNYAEVHGTHIAIMELPMKPDMPGVVLANSNKIISTACTASSLVLTLSDSISAADILASIADTGTVLITSSTTCNDENAYGFWLLGGRADSSEAGSKLSFKAVQKRISDVSTLAVIQYGKVDNSKSTFTATATGAPTAPTEPAASCAITSTASTSTMTGHSGISASASVSATVTHSGSSTTYTATGTGSDHPLATSLSDLTPGALEVYNWLMENARYPQMVA; from the exons ATGCGTTCCCTACTCGCAGGCGCATCTGTGCTCCTGCTTGTGGCGTCCAAGGGAGCTAGCAACGCCATCCCGGCCGCCACCAGCGCCCACGAGTTGGTTGAGCGCGACCAGATCTATCATGCCAAGAATGGTGATAACTTTGCCGTGGAGAGTGGTTTCGATTATCATGGCGGAGACTACAAGACAATCACAGCCAATACTTTTTACGATTGCATTAATGCCTGCGCGACCCAGCCTGCTTGCCGTGCCGCCTCATTTTCTGGTAAACCCTGCTACCTCAAGTCCTCGGTAaacgccgccatcgccaataACAAAGTGAGCGGCGCAGTCAGGGTACAATATTTACCAGCCCCGATTATATGCCCTGCAGATGGTAGCAATCAGGTAAAGGGAAGCGATAACCGGCGCTTTACTATCCAATGCGGCGTAGATCATCCTCATGGAGATATTATATCAGCCCAAACCCTTGACTTCCCCAACTGCATCAACCTCTGCGACAAAACACAAGGTTGTATTGCTGCCAGCTGGCGATCGAGAACCTGTTATCTGAAGAAATCTTTACAAcccgctgttgctgcttcTGGGGTTGATACACCCGTGCTGAGTTCCTTATTAAACACGCCGGCGTTGTGCCCAGGCCCAATCGGCCAGCAAATCAAAGAGCCGAGCGGAAGAAGCTTCACCATTGCCTGCGACACCGATTATCCAGGCGGCGACTTGGCGAACAAGCTGCTAAATAGCTTTGGTGATTGCATTTCTTGGTGTGATAAGACAACCGGTTGCCAGGCAGCTATCTACCACGATGGCAGATGCTGGTTAAAGAAGAAGCTAATGACTTCCTCCAAACACACGACCAGCCAGGCCGCT AACGGCAAGCAGGTCAAGGAGCCAAGTGGCAGATCCTACACTATCTCCTGCAATACAGATCGGCCCGGTGGTGACATGGCCTCGAAGATGCTACGGACATTTGGTGATTGCATCACGTGGTGCGACGAGACTAACGGCTGCGTCGCCGCTGCTTACCACGACGGCAAGTgctggctgaagaagacACTCATGGGTTCTTCTACATCCGCAAACCGTCAAGTTGCGGTACTAAGCAGCAAACTCCCGCAGACGACAACACACACTAGATCTTCATCAACCCAAAAGACAACATCAACGACTCTCAGGTCTGCCTCGGCGTCCAACAGCATATCTACGGGCTCTGGAAGTTCCGGGACGACGTCAGCCAGCACCATTGCTACCTTTACCTCAGTTCCGAGCTCGCCAATAACTGGCTACATTACTGTAGTGGAAGCTCCAGCGACCAGTCTCAGCCGGCGCTCCGTTAAATACCTTGGCTTTGATAATCTATTTGGTCGAGCTTATGATGACAAAACGAATGCCAGCCTTGTCAACTTTCATTCCAATGGCAGTATTGAATACAATGCTGTTCTTGTGAGTGGAGTTTCAGCAGATACACAGGTGGTTCTCGGCCTTTCCTCTGGAGTGGCTAACGCCTTTTCAACTTGGAAACGAGATGAGTTTGGTAACGCTCTCATCATTGGATCGACTGGCTTCTGTCTTGGCTCGGACAGTAATATTATTGTTCAGACAGccgcttcatcgccagcaaccTGCAATCCAGTTTATCTTGTCATCGTGCCAAGTCTTCCTGATAGCTGTACATCCGGCAGCGCTAATGTTACGCTCACGCCACAGCCGAATGGTGACGTCGACCGTGCCTCGAACGCTATCCTTACTCCATCATTAAATATCACACTCAATTATGCAGAGGTACATGGCACACATATTGCTATCATGGAGCTGCCAATGAAACCGGATATGCCCGGCGTTGTGCTGGCAAACAGTAACAAAATCATCTCGACTGCCTGTaccgcttcttctcttgttctTACGTTAAGCGACAGCATCTCAGCTGCTGATATTCTAGCCTCAATCGCAGATACAGGAACCGTCCTAATCACTAGTAGCACAACCTGCAATGACGAGAATGCCTATGGATTTTGGCTACTCGGAGGTCGAGCTGACTCGAGTGAAGCCGGTTCTAAACTGAGCTTCAAGGCAGTTCAAAAGAGGATCTCAGACGTCAGTACTCTTGCGGTCATCCAATACGGCAAAGTTGACAACAGTAAATCAACATTTACGGCTACAGCAACTGGAGCCCCCACAGCTCCCACTGAACCGGCTGCATCTTGTGCTATCACCAGCACGGCCAGTACCAGTACTATGACCGGTCATTCTGGTATCAGTGCTTCTGCGAGTGTCAGCGCTACAGTCACACACTCTGGGAGTAGTACCACCTATACCGCTACTGGCACTGGCTCTGACCACCCTCTTGCTACAAGTCTATCAGACCTTACACCTGGAGCCCTCGAAGTATACAACTGGCTTATGGAAAATGCTCGATATCCCCAGATGGTAGCTTAG